One Siniperca chuatsi isolate FFG_IHB_CAS linkage group LG3, ASM2008510v1, whole genome shotgun sequence genomic region harbors:
- the LOC122873252 gene encoding fibrinogen-like protein 1 isoform X2, whose product MGMMSTSVAFLLHMAASLAAPMPCEEKVVRVEAEIQGLMNVINDQHRYIQELHNRQAQQLERIPTSHLVPDNLYRDCSEVFADGNVASGLYVIRPDGSPTALSVYCDMNKGGGWTVFQRRRDGKESFDRAWVEYKHGFGDLYSPDREFWLGNEPLHYLTSQGNYSLRIDMEDFEGNQRYAEYKNFKVDDEKDEYQLHLGEYSGNAGDALADVHGPPSAGQKWTGPGLGSSGVRFSTYDQLQDSDAENNDTRCIRHSKSGWWFSRCDSGNLNGHYYKGPYQAMTDDGVVWYTWHGWWYSIKSVVMMVRATEYLPSHRPVTGTTRPQQSGRRHR is encoded by the exons ATGGGAATGATGAGCACATCAGTGGCCTTTCTTCTTCACATGGCTGCCTCCCTGGCG GCCCCTATGCCATGTGAGGAGAAGGTGGTCCGTGTGGAAGCGGAGATCCAGGGACTGATGAACGTGATCAACGACCAGCATCGCTACATCCAGGAGCTCCACAACAGGCAGGCCCAGCAGCTGGAGCGCATACCCACCTCACACCTAGTCCCTGATAACCTGTACAGAG ACTGCTCCGAGGTGTTTGCAGATGGTAACGTGGCCAGTGGGCTGTATGTGATTCGTCCAGATGGCTCTCCCACTGCACTGAGTGTCTACTGTGACATGAACAAGGGAGGAGGATGGACCGTCttccagaggaggagagacggCAAAGAGAGCTTTGACAG AGCGTGGGTTGAGTACAAGCATGGATTTGGAGACCTCTACTCCCCGGATAGAGAATTCTGGCTGGGCAATGAACCTCTACACTATCTCACCtcacaag GAAACTACAGCTTGCGGATCGACATGGAGGACTTTGAGGGTAATCAGCGCTATGCAGAGTACAAGAACTTCAAAGTGGACGATGAAAAG GATGAGTACCAGTTACATTTGGGAGAGTACAGTGGGAATGCAGGGGACGCCCTGGCTGACGTCCATGGCCCCCCTTCTGCTGGGCAGAAATGGACCGGTCCAGGCTTGGGGTCAAGTGGGGTCAGATTCAGCACCTACGACCAGCTGCAGGACAGCGATGCTGAAAACAACGACACCAGGTGTATCAGACACAGCAAGTCAGGCTGGTGGTTTAGCAG GTGTGATTCAGGCAACCTGAACGGTCATTACTACAAAGGACCATACCAAGCGATGACCGATGATGGGGTGGTGTGGTACACATGGCATGGTTGGTGGTACTCCATCAAATCCGTGGTCATGATGGTGCGAGCCACTGAGTATCTGCCGTCTCATCGCCCTGTTACCGGGACAACTCGACCCCAGCAAAGCGGCAGGCGACATCGTTGA
- the LOC122873252 gene encoding fibrinogen-like protein 1 isoform X1, protein MAAGAHEHHNSHMARCVYSYVRDSVAEPIHRGFTSPVNPVAPMPCEEKVVRVEAEIQGLMNVINDQHRYIQELHNRQAQQLERIPTSHLVPDNLYRDCSEVFADGNVASGLYVIRPDGSPTALSVYCDMNKGGGWTVFQRRRDGKESFDRAWVEYKHGFGDLYSPDREFWLGNEPLHYLTSQGNYSLRIDMEDFEGNQRYAEYKNFKVDDEKDEYQLHLGEYSGNAGDALADVHGPPSAGQKWTGPGLGSSGVRFSTYDQLQDSDAENNDTRCIRHSKSGWWFSRCDSGNLNGHYYKGPYQAMTDDGVVWYTWHGWWYSIKSVVMMVRATEYLPSHRPVTGTTRPQQSGRRHR, encoded by the exons ATGGCAGCAGGAGCACATGAGCATCATAACAGCCACATGGCCAGGTGTGTTTATAGCTACGTCAGGGATTCAGTGGCTGAGCCCATTCACAGAGGTTTTACGTCTCCAGTGAATCCGGTG GCCCCTATGCCATGTGAGGAGAAGGTGGTCCGTGTGGAAGCGGAGATCCAGGGACTGATGAACGTGATCAACGACCAGCATCGCTACATCCAGGAGCTCCACAACAGGCAGGCCCAGCAGCTGGAGCGCATACCCACCTCACACCTAGTCCCTGATAACCTGTACAGAG ACTGCTCCGAGGTGTTTGCAGATGGTAACGTGGCCAGTGGGCTGTATGTGATTCGTCCAGATGGCTCTCCCACTGCACTGAGTGTCTACTGTGACATGAACAAGGGAGGAGGATGGACCGTCttccagaggaggagagacggCAAAGAGAGCTTTGACAG AGCGTGGGTTGAGTACAAGCATGGATTTGGAGACCTCTACTCCCCGGATAGAGAATTCTGGCTGGGCAATGAACCTCTACACTATCTCACCtcacaag GAAACTACAGCTTGCGGATCGACATGGAGGACTTTGAGGGTAATCAGCGCTATGCAGAGTACAAGAACTTCAAAGTGGACGATGAAAAG GATGAGTACCAGTTACATTTGGGAGAGTACAGTGGGAATGCAGGGGACGCCCTGGCTGACGTCCATGGCCCCCCTTCTGCTGGGCAGAAATGGACCGGTCCAGGCTTGGGGTCAAGTGGGGTCAGATTCAGCACCTACGACCAGCTGCAGGACAGCGATGCTGAAAACAACGACACCAGGTGTATCAGACACAGCAAGTCAGGCTGGTGGTTTAGCAG GTGTGATTCAGGCAACCTGAACGGTCATTACTACAAAGGACCATACCAAGCGATGACCGATGATGGGGTGGTGTGGTACACATGGCATGGTTGGTGGTACTCCATCAAATCCGTGGTCATGATGGTGCGAGCCACTGAGTATCTGCCGTCTCATCGCCCTGTTACCGGGACAACTCGACCCCAGCAAAGCGGCAGGCGACATCGTTGA